Proteins encoded within one genomic window of Mesobacillus subterraneus:
- a CDS encoding calcium/sodium antiporter: protein MTYILLTIGFALLIKGADYFVEGSSKIATLLRVPPLLVGLTIVAFGTSSPEATVSIIAAMEGSSEVSLGNVIGSNIFNITLVVGITAMINPLAVETMTIRKEIPFTLLASVALAAVANDIALDMANIDLIGRSEGIILLLFFMIFLYYIIEVALNNREPAPDAATVTSRGTWGKNIFFTLAGLAAIIFGGDLVVDNATKIALTLGMSDTLAGLTIVAVGTSLPELITSITAALKKKTEIALGNIVGSNIFNILFVLGTSATISPLAVNGKIFTDIALMIILTAVLLIFSRSKFRISKIEGAILAAGYIVYLVYIIFRN, encoded by the coding sequence TTGACCTATATCCTATTAACAATTGGCTTTGCCTTACTCATAAAGGGAGCGGATTATTTTGTCGAGGGTTCTTCTAAAATTGCCACACTTCTCAGGGTTCCTCCCCTGTTGGTTGGTTTGACGATTGTCGCTTTCGGTACAAGCTCACCGGAAGCGACGGTCAGTATCATTGCCGCAATGGAAGGCAGCAGCGAGGTTTCTCTTGGGAACGTCATCGGGAGCAATATTTTCAATATCACGCTTGTTGTCGGCATCACAGCTATGATTAATCCGCTTGCAGTTGAAACTATGACAATCCGCAAAGAAATACCGTTCACCCTGCTGGCAAGTGTAGCACTGGCAGCAGTCGCCAATGATATAGCACTCGATATGGCAAACATCGATTTAATTGGCAGAAGCGAAGGCATTATCCTGCTTCTCTTCTTTATGATTTTCCTTTATTACATCATCGAGGTTGCCTTGAATAACCGTGAACCAGCACCAGATGCGGCGACAGTTACCAGCAGAGGAACTTGGGGAAAGAATATTTTCTTTACGCTTGCCGGCCTCGCTGCAATAATCTTTGGTGGTGACCTGGTCGTTGATAATGCAACGAAAATCGCACTAACACTCGGAATGAGTGACACTCTCGCAGGTCTGACGATTGTGGCGGTCGGTACCTCATTGCCTGAATTGATTACATCCATTACCGCCGCTCTGAAAAAGAAAACCGAAATTGCCCTCGGCAATATTGTCGGAAGCAATATTTTCAACATCCTTTTTGTCCTGGGGACATCGGCCACCATCTCGCCGCTCGCTGTTAATGGTAAAATTTTTACCGATATCGCCTTAATGATTATTTTAACAGCTGTCCTATTAATTTTCTCAAGATCTAAATTCAGGATTTCAAAAATAGAGGGAGCGATACTTGCCGCTGGTTACATCGTGTATTTGGTTTATATTATTTTCCGGAATTAA
- a CDS encoding methyl-accepting chemotaxis protein, giving the protein MKSKKRFAKPQMRFSVRAKLLTGFFSVLALLALVAIVTNFEFNKMNSQYSSSIDERMEKLNLIVEMKDAIMREQLALQKYMANGDGESLIEFEGAVEDFDKSSKKYLSSEKSAEGKKVGEKLVAAEAQYYEMASEAFLLIRDEQMVKVRLLMQEKGNPLIFSLNSAAEDAIEYQQDALESTSEALSGNVQKVAMLIIVLSAAAFVIGIFIALQISRMISKPVQLVSQAAKQVAQGNLAVEKMNVKNNDEIGELAAAFNEMTSNLRELIFKVSSTSEQVAASAEEMMASAEQTNSATNQVATAIQEVAGGAEVQSKNTEESAKAVGEMSGGIQRVAQTTSTVAESAAETAKQAQVGQESLEKVIEKMKSINNTTSETNGVIKDLDRKSAEIGKIIEVITGIADQTNLLALNAAIEAARAGEHGKGFAVVADEVRKLAELSRQSASQISGLIEVIQKETHQVVEMMNKGWVEISEGASLVDDTGRTFEEILKSIENVSEEIQEVSAISEEMSASVQQVNASIEEVTKIARDSVANTAEIASATEEQLASMEEVTSSSASLASLAQNLREMVAKFKI; this is encoded by the coding sequence ATGAAATCCAAAAAAAGATTTGCAAAACCACAGATGAGATTCAGTGTTCGAGCCAAACTATTGACCGGATTTTTCTCGGTATTAGCTTTGTTGGCGCTCGTGGCCATCGTCACGAATTTTGAGTTTAACAAGATGAACAGCCAGTATTCGTCATCCATTGATGAAAGGATGGAAAAGCTGAATTTGATTGTCGAGATGAAGGATGCAATCATGAGAGAGCAGCTGGCCCTCCAAAAGTATATGGCAAATGGTGATGGAGAAAGCCTGATTGAATTTGAGGGTGCGGTAGAAGATTTTGATAAAAGTTCTAAGAAATATTTAAGCTCGGAAAAATCAGCTGAAGGAAAAAAGGTTGGAGAAAAGCTTGTTGCAGCTGAGGCACAGTATTATGAGATGGCTTCCGAGGCGTTTCTTTTAATAAGAGATGAACAAATGGTCAAGGTTAGATTGTTGATGCAGGAAAAAGGGAATCCGCTTATCTTCAGCCTGAATTCTGCGGCTGAGGATGCGATTGAGTACCAGCAAGATGCTTTGGAATCTACAAGTGAAGCCTTGTCTGGGAATGTACAGAAGGTAGCAATGCTGATTATCGTCCTCAGTGCAGCGGCTTTTGTGATAGGCATCTTTATTGCGCTGCAAATTAGCCGCATGATTTCCAAGCCGGTTCAGCTTGTATCACAGGCAGCAAAACAGGTGGCTCAAGGAAACCTGGCTGTTGAAAAAATGAATGTGAAGAACAATGATGAAATCGGTGAGTTGGCTGCAGCTTTTAACGAGATGACGTCCAATTTAAGGGAACTGATTTTCAAGGTAAGCAGTACCTCTGAGCAGGTTGCGGCATCCGCTGAAGAAATGATGGCAAGTGCGGAACAAACCAACTCTGCGACGAATCAGGTTGCAACAGCCATCCAGGAGGTTGCAGGCGGTGCAGAGGTCCAGAGCAAGAATACAGAAGAAAGTGCGAAAGCGGTAGGCGAGATGTCAGGAGGGATCCAGCGAGTTGCACAAACGACTTCTACTGTTGCGGAGTCTGCGGCTGAAACGGCAAAACAAGCCCAAGTCGGACAGGAATCTCTTGAAAAAGTAATTGAAAAAATGAAGTCGATCAATAATACGACAAGTGAAACCAATGGGGTCATTAAAGACCTGGATCGGAAATCAGCAGAAATCGGCAAAATCATCGAAGTCATCACAGGCATCGCTGACCAGACCAATTTGCTAGCGCTAAACGCCGCCATAGAAGCGGCAAGAGCAGGGGAGCATGGCAAAGGCTTTGCAGTTGTCGCTGATGAAGTCAGGAAGCTGGCAGAATTATCGAGGCAATCTGCGAGCCAAATTTCTGGCTTGATCGAGGTCATTCAAAAAGAAACACATCAGGTTGTAGAAATGATGAATAAAGGATGGGTTGAGATCTCTGAAGGAGCGTCTTTAGTTGATGATACGGGACGGACATTTGAAGAAATCCTAAAATCGATCGAAAATGTCAGCGAGGAAATCCAGGAGGTATCCGCGATTTCAGAGGAGATGTCAGCAAGTGTCCAGCAGGTGAATGCCTCGATCGAAGAGGTGACGAAAATCGCCCGTGATTCCGTAGCAAACACAGCAGAAATCGCATCCGCAACGGAGGAACAGCTGGCATCAATGGAAGAAGTCACCTCATCATCAGCTTCACTGGCAAGTCTGGCGCAGAACCTGAGAGAGATGGTCGCAAAGTTTAAAATTTAA
- a CDS encoding alpha/beta fold hydrolase, with amino-acid sequence MLDYRLYKGYGSEYIVLLHGIGGNSNIFYKQLKPFLKKYNIVAINMPGHGKSPDIDSYKEKFSFDLIIREILKIMDHLSIHKAHFVGVSLGTIIVHHLLQTEPGRVRSAVLGGAITRLNLFAKSLIKLAWFIRDFIPFMWLYRILALILMPRGNHKGSRRFFIQEAYKMKRKNFLAWYPLAGDVKTTYSKVQEKSKIVPKLYISGAEDHMFVRDLAEDLHGDESSELVILERCGHVCNIDKADEFNQQALEFMDKHEIKQANIS; translated from the coding sequence ATGCTAGATTACAGATTGTATAAGGGCTACGGCTCGGAGTATATTGTTCTGCTCCACGGAATTGGCGGGAACTCGAATATTTTTTACAAACAGCTAAAACCATTCCTGAAAAAATATAATATAGTCGCGATTAACATGCCTGGGCATGGGAAGTCACCTGACATAGATTCCTATAAGGAAAAGTTTTCTTTTGATTTGATTATCAGAGAGATTCTTAAGATAATGGACCACCTTTCAATCCACAAGGCCCACTTTGTCGGCGTTTCGCTGGGAACGATCATCGTCCACCATTTGCTGCAGACGGAACCGGGACGTGTGAGATCAGCGGTCCTTGGCGGAGCAATTACAAGATTAAACCTATTTGCAAAATCACTGATTAAATTGGCCTGGTTTATAAGGGATTTCATTCCCTTTATGTGGCTTTATCGCATACTAGCCTTGATCCTGATGCCTCGCGGTAACCATAAAGGCTCAAGGAGGTTTTTCATCCAGGAGGCCTATAAAATGAAACGAAAAAACTTTCTTGCGTGGTATCCGCTTGCCGGTGACGTCAAAACCACATACAGCAAGGTTCAGGAAAAAAGCAAGATTGTCCCCAAGCTTTATATCTCAGGTGCTGAGGACCATATGTTTGTCAGGGATTTAGCAGAAGACCTTCACGGTGACGAAAGCTCGGAGCTCGTGATTCTGGAGCGGTGCGGGCATGTCTGTAATATAGATAAAGCTGATGAATTCAACCAGCAGGCACTCGAATTCATGGATAAGCATGAAATCAAACAAGCAAATATCAGTTAG
- a CDS encoding bifunctional NUDIX hydrolase family protein/GNAT family N-acetyltransferase, producing MELWDVYDQYRHLTERIHKRGEDMKAGDYHLVVHVWIINDDGQFLIQRRQPWKIGFPNMWDCSAAGSAIVGDDSEQAAIREAKEELGIDLDIKKGERIFTVKFSQGFDDIWLVRQNVALEDLLLQEEEVADAKWASEAEIREMAETGEFIPFNYLDLLFEIATSSITLKKASVDDAEELLALQKEVFMPLYKKYKDHETSPVTQSMERFTARFDRGDYFKILFEAELAGSVFVYEKSPGLMRLHIINILEKYHNKGIAQVVMKRLELLYPEAEAWELDTIQSEERNCYVYEKMGYKQTGEAKVINKDMRIIRYSKDTNLSKIVSI from the coding sequence GTGGAATTATGGGATGTTTACGATCAATACAGGCATTTGACTGAACGCATACATAAAAGAGGGGAAGATATGAAGGCAGGGGACTATCATCTTGTTGTCCATGTTTGGATTATCAATGACGATGGTCAGTTTCTGATCCAGAGAAGGCAGCCGTGGAAGATCGGTTTTCCGAACATGTGGGACTGCTCCGCAGCAGGTTCTGCAATAGTAGGGGATGACAGTGAACAAGCAGCCATCCGTGAGGCAAAAGAAGAGCTTGGAATCGACCTCGATATTAAAAAAGGCGAAAGAATATTCACTGTGAAATTCTCGCAGGGCTTTGACGATATCTGGCTTGTCAGGCAAAATGTCGCACTTGAGGACTTGCTGCTTCAGGAAGAGGAAGTCGCCGATGCAAAGTGGGCGAGTGAAGCGGAGATAAGGGAAATGGCAGAGACAGGTGAGTTCATCCCGTTTAACTACCTTGACCTTTTATTTGAAATCGCCACTTCGAGCATCACTCTCAAAAAAGCTTCAGTAGATGATGCTGAGGAATTGTTAGCTCTGCAAAAAGAAGTATTCATGCCTTTATATAAAAAGTACAAGGATCATGAAACAAGCCCGGTGACCCAATCGATGGAGAGATTCACGGCCAGGTTCGATCGGGGCGATTATTTTAAGATTCTTTTTGAAGCTGAACTTGCAGGAAGCGTCTTTGTCTATGAAAAGTCTCCTGGGTTGATGAGACTGCATATTATCAACATCCTGGAAAAATACCATAATAAAGGAATTGCCCAGGTCGTCATGAAACGGCTGGAACTTTTGTATCCGGAAGCAGAAGCATGGGAGCTCGATACGATTCAATCCGAGGAACGCAACTGCTATGTGTATGAAAAGATGGGCTATAAACAAACGGGAGAAGCTAAAGTCATTAACAAGGACATGAGAATCATCCGCTACAGTAAAGACACGAACTTATCCAAAATTGTGAGTATCTAG
- a CDS encoding DUF305 domain-containing protein translates to MKNNYGRFGLMVLTSTIIMFILMYLNAYSIDHVYFSETRLYIALIMGGVMAIVMLSFMLKMYTNKKANLGIYAGSALLIAVSLFLVRSQTTVDDTSWMKAMIPHHSIAILTSERAEIEDPRVKKLADEIIKAQRKEISEMKTLIKDLEEKED, encoded by the coding sequence ATGAAAAATAATTATGGCAGATTTGGCTTGATGGTGCTGACATCGACCATCATCATGTTTATCCTGATGTATTTAAATGCATATAGCATTGATCATGTATACTTTAGCGAAACGAGACTATATATAGCCTTGATCATGGGCGGTGTAATGGCGATTGTTATGCTTTCGTTCATGCTCAAAATGTATACTAATAAAAAAGCCAACTTAGGAATTTATGCCGGCAGTGCTTTACTGATTGCGGTTTCCCTGTTCCTGGTCCGGAGCCAGACAACCGTTGATGATACATCATGGATGAAAGCAATGATTCCGCACCATTCAATTGCGATTTTAACAAGTGAGCGTGCTGAAATCGAGGATCCACGAGTGAAAAAACTTGCCGATGAAATCATCAAGGCACAGCGTAAAGAAATCAGCGAGATGAAGACACTGATCAAGGATCTTGAGGAGAAGGAAGATTGA
- a CDS encoding AbgT family transporter, whose protein sequence is METTNKKGIILRSLDVIERVGNKLPHPVTLFAIFSVMVIVLSAVFSAMGVKVADPMNEGEFLTVKNLLSKEGIAYLFESAVTNFTGFAPLGTVLVTMLGIGIAERTGLISAALRGLVTSVPKQLLTAALVFGGVMSSMAADAGYVVLTPLGAVLFAGLGRHPLAGLAAAFAGVSGGFSANLLLTSLDPLLGGLTKDAAAIFDPAYAENINYAMNYYFMVVSVFLITIVGTLVTDKIVEPRLGTFKGDVKEEVEYLSAVEKKGLWGALISIIITSIGIALLVIPEWGPLRGGEENIINAPFFHSLVPIILILFFVPGFVYGRITKSIKDDKDVADQLSETIATMGSYIVLAFVAAQFVAYFKESNLGLVLAVNGAELLESTGFKGIPLILAFIVISGFINLFIGSASAKWAIMAPVFVPIMMQIGYTPEFTQLVYRIADSTTNIISPLMPYFAIVIAFAQKYDKKVGIGTLIATMLPYSIALTIAWVAMLIIWMLLGIDIGPGSSIFMPK, encoded by the coding sequence TTGGAAACGACAAATAAAAAAGGTATTATTTTGCGTTCACTCGATGTGATTGAACGTGTGGGAAATAAATTGCCTCATCCAGTCACTTTATTTGCGATTTTCTCCGTGATGGTGATTGTGCTGTCTGCGGTTTTCTCAGCAATGGGTGTAAAAGTGGCAGACCCTATGAATGAAGGGGAATTCTTAACAGTCAAGAACTTGTTAAGCAAAGAAGGGATCGCCTATCTATTTGAAAGTGCCGTCACAAACTTCACCGGCTTTGCTCCGCTGGGAACGGTTCTTGTTACGATGCTGGGAATAGGGATTGCGGAACGTACTGGATTAATCAGTGCGGCATTGCGTGGTCTTGTAACATCCGTTCCTAAGCAATTATTGACGGCTGCCCTAGTATTCGGCGGCGTTATGTCCAGCATGGCAGCTGACGCTGGTTATGTTGTATTGACTCCACTTGGAGCGGTTTTGTTCGCAGGTCTTGGAAGACATCCGCTCGCTGGTTTGGCTGCAGCCTTTGCTGGTGTATCCGGCGGATTCAGTGCGAACTTGCTTCTGACTTCATTGGATCCGCTTTTGGGCGGATTGACGAAAGATGCTGCGGCTATTTTTGATCCGGCTTATGCTGAAAACATCAACTATGCAATGAACTATTATTTCATGGTTGTTTCTGTATTCTTGATCACAATTGTCGGAACATTGGTAACAGATAAAATCGTTGAACCACGACTTGGTACATTCAAAGGCGATGTGAAAGAAGAGGTTGAATATTTATCTGCGGTCGAGAAAAAAGGTCTTTGGGGAGCTTTGATTTCGATCATCATTACATCCATCGGAATTGCATTGCTTGTTATCCCTGAATGGGGACCACTTCGCGGCGGGGAAGAGAACATCATCAATGCTCCATTCTTCCACTCGCTCGTTCCCATCATCTTGATTCTTTTCTTTGTACCAGGCTTTGTATACGGCCGGATCACAAAATCGATCAAGGATGATAAGGATGTAGCGGATCAGCTTTCTGAGACTATAGCCACAATGGGTTCATACATCGTGCTTGCGTTCGTTGCCGCTCAATTCGTTGCTTACTTTAAGGAATCAAACCTTGGATTAGTTTTAGCTGTAAACGGAGCAGAACTGCTAGAAAGTACAGGCTTCAAAGGAATTCCGTTAATCCTGGCATTCATCGTGATTTCCGGATTCATCAATCTGTTCATCGGCAGTGCATCTGCTAAGTGGGCAATCATGGCGCCGGTATTTGTACCAATTATGATGCAAATCGGTTACACACCTGAGTTCACTCAGCTTGTATACCGAATCGCTGACTCAACGACAAATATCATTTCACCATTAATGCCTTACTTCGCCATCGTCATCGCATTTGCGCAAAAGTATGACAAGAAGGTTGGTATCGGTACACTGATCGCAACCATGCTCCCATACTCAATCGCCCTGACAATCGCATGGGTAGCAATGTTGATCATCTGGATGCTGTTAGGAATCGATATCGGACCTGGTTCATCCATTTTTATGCCTAAATAA
- a CDS encoding 2OG-Fe(II) oxygenase, which yields MDAVDLTVKEPTIFNHIGNKIKTEDREINIIARMEEPLIVILGNVLSDEECDELMKLSKDKLQRSKIGNTREVDQLRTSSSTFIEEAENAVVARVEKRISQIMGIPNSHGEGLQILNYKIGQEYKAHFDFFSSNVSNPRISTLVMYLNDVEQGGETYFPKLNFAVSPQKGMAVYFEYFYDNQDLNDLTLHGGAPVVIGDKWAATQWMRRKSVK from the coding sequence ATGGATGCTGTTGATTTAACTGTTAAAGAACCTACGATTTTTAATCATATCGGGAACAAAATCAAAACCGAAGATCGTGAAATCAACATTATTGCTAGAATGGAAGAACCGTTAATCGTCATTTTAGGAAATGTATTAAGTGATGAAGAATGCGATGAGCTGATGAAGCTGTCTAAGGACAAGCTGCAGCGCTCGAAAATTGGGAATACTCGCGAAGTTGATCAGCTCAGGACGAGCAGCAGCACGTTTATAGAAGAAGCAGAAAATGCTGTTGTTGCGCGAGTTGAAAAAAGAATCTCGCAGATCATGGGCATTCCGAATTCACATGGAGAAGGCTTACAAATTTTGAATTATAAAATCGGTCAAGAGTATAAAGCCCACTTTGACTTTTTCTCGTCAAATGTAAGCAATCCGAGAATCAGTACACTCGTCATGTACCTGAATGATGTCGAGCAAGGTGGAGAAACTTATTTCCCTAAGCTTAATTTTGCCGTATCCCCACAAAAGGGAATGGCCGTTTATTTTGAATATTTCTATGATAATCAGGACTTGAACGACTTAACCTTGCATGGCGGAGCGCCGGTTGTTATCGGCGATAAATGGGCCGCAACCCAATGGATGAGGCGGAAGAGTGTGAAATAG
- a CDS encoding arylamine N-acetyltransferase family protein yields the protein MELNHLFRKRIGFFESEKITAANLGILLEMTAAALPFENLGTLSGDLSNLNEERLVDKILLKNEGGLCYDLNGILYLFLKENGLDVRLIRGSVYVPDLNGFSPTGRTHAAILLNGEGKGYLVDTGFGGNLPLRPVPMDGTEISSPNGDFRVNQYDSEFGDYLLEMKLKYKDSEWRIGYAFDSREPIENVSDLSEMKKIITKHPQSPFNKKPLLTRVTANRSMVLTETSFIQWTEDGVEKEVIDAKRFKQLAKEFYNIELK from the coding sequence ATGGAATTAAATCATTTATTTCGAAAAAGAATCGGCTTCTTCGAGAGTGAGAAAATCACGGCTGCCAATCTGGGAATCCTGCTAGAGATGACAGCTGCAGCACTACCTTTTGAGAATCTGGGCACCCTGTCAGGAGACCTCAGTAATTTGAATGAAGAAAGACTGGTCGACAAGATCCTCCTTAAAAATGAAGGCGGACTATGCTATGACCTGAACGGCATCCTCTATTTATTTTTAAAAGAGAATGGGCTTGATGTGCGGCTTATTCGCGGGTCAGTGTATGTCCCGGATTTGAACGGTTTCAGTCCAACGGGCAGGACGCATGCTGCGATTTTACTGAATGGCGAAGGCAAAGGATATTTGGTGGATACCGGTTTTGGCGGGAACCTTCCTCTAAGACCGGTGCCGATGGATGGGACGGAGATTAGTTCTCCTAATGGGGATTTTCGGGTTAATCAATATGATAGTGAGTTCGGAGATTACCTTTTAGAGATGAAGCTGAAGTATAAGGATTCTGAATGGCGAATTGGATACGCTTTTGATTCAAGAGAGCCGATAGAGAATGTCAGTGATTTATCCGAAATGAAGAAAATTATAACAAAACACCCTCAGTCCCCTTTTAATAAGAAGCCCTTGCTGACAAGAGTGACAGCAAATCGAAGCATGGTGTTAACTGAAACTAGTTTTATACAGTGGACGGAAGATGGAGTCGAAAAAGAGGTCATAGATGCGAAACGCTTCAAGCAGCTGGCGAAAGAATTCTATAATATCGAATTAAAATGA
- a CDS encoding peptide MFS transporter: MSNHNRQKIVDSVPQTGFFGHPKGLFTLFFTEFWERFSYYGMRAILVFYMYYEVSKGGLGLDETLALSIMSIYGSLVYMSGIIGGWLADRIFGTSRAVFYGGILIMLGHIALAIPGSITMFFVSMILIVIGTGLLKPNVSTVVGEMYSENDARRDAGFTIFYMGINAGAFLAPLIVGTVSKAYNFHYGFAIAAIGMFIGLVVFVLTKKKNLGLAGTAVPNPLSPSEKKKTFMIVAIAIVAIGILSAILIPAGLLTFESFINLVTILGILIPTAYFIIMYRSPKTTEVERSRILAYIPLFLAAVMFWAIQEQGSTILANYADKRTQLEFAGITISPAWFQSLNPLFIIIFAPIFAGLWVKMGDRQPSIPKKFSFSLMFAGLSFLVILIPGYFTGSDALVSPLWLVLSYLIVVFGELLISPVGLSATTKLAPAAFSAQTMSLWFLASAAAQAINAQIVKFYSVETEMAYFGTIGGASIVLGILLFIMSPKIQGYMKGIK, translated from the coding sequence ATGTCAAACCATAATAGGCAGAAAATTGTGGATAGTGTACCTCAAACAGGATTCTTCGGACATCCTAAAGGTCTCTTCACACTTTTCTTCACGGAGTTTTGGGAGCGCTTTTCTTACTATGGAATGAGAGCAATCCTAGTATTCTACATGTATTACGAAGTATCAAAAGGCGGCTTGGGGCTTGATGAAACTCTAGCGCTTTCCATCATGTCCATTTACGGATCACTTGTTTACATGTCAGGTATCATCGGTGGTTGGCTCGCTGACCGGATCTTCGGTACATCACGAGCTGTATTCTACGGCGGAATCCTGATCATGTTAGGTCATATCGCTCTTGCGATTCCTGGTAGCATCACAATGTTCTTCGTGTCGATGATCCTGATCGTAATTGGAACAGGTTTATTGAAACCAAACGTTTCTACTGTAGTTGGTGAAATGTACAGCGAAAATGACGCTCGCCGTGACGCTGGTTTCACGATTTTCTACATGGGTATCAACGCAGGTGCTTTCCTGGCGCCACTTATCGTTGGAACTGTATCTAAGGCTTACAACTTCCATTACGGCTTCGCAATTGCCGCAATCGGTATGTTCATAGGACTAGTTGTTTTCGTTCTTACAAAGAAAAAGAATCTGGGTCTTGCTGGTACAGCAGTACCAAACCCGCTTTCACCATCTGAAAAGAAAAAGACTTTCATGATCGTTGCTATAGCGATTGTCGCAATCGGTATTTTAAGTGCTATATTAATTCCTGCTGGACTTTTAACATTCGAAAGCTTTATTAACCTTGTAACAATTCTTGGTATCTTAATTCCGACTGCATACTTTATCATCATGTATCGCAGCCCTAAAACAACAGAAGTGGAACGTTCACGCATTCTTGCCTATATTCCATTATTCCTGGCAGCGGTCATGTTCTGGGCGATCCAGGAGCAAGGTTCAACTATCCTTGCTAACTATGCGGACAAGCGTACACAGCTTGAGTTCGCGGGAATCACCATTTCACCGGCATGGTTCCAGTCGCTTAACCCATTATTCATCATCATCTTCGCACCAATTTTTGCAGGATTATGGGTAAAAATGGGCGATCGACAGCCATCGATTCCTAAGAAATTCTCATTCTCATTGATGTTCGCTGGTCTTTCATTCCTTGTTATTTTGATTCCTGGATACTTCACAGGTTCAGATGCTCTAGTTAGTCCTTTATGGCTTGTACTTAGCTACCTGATTGTTGTATTCGGTGAATTGCTGATTTCTCCTGTTGGACTATCAGCTACCACTAAGCTTGCTCCGGCTGCTTTCTCTGCACAAACGATGAGCCTCTGGTTCCTTGCAAGTGCTGCAGCACAAGCAATCAATGCACAGATCGTGAAGTTCTACTCTGTTGAAACAGAGATGGCTTACTTCGGTACAATCGGTGGAGCATCCATCGTGTTAGGTATCCTCCTCTTCATCATGTCACCTAAGATTCAGGGATATATGAAAGGCATTAAGTAA
- a CDS encoding EcsC family protein has translation MDSRDYLLNELKEIEKWEKDQKGLWFWERLTRLPFKMLDRFTPKFIQEKVGILLDELGSYIQTGGQYLTSEKSVFQFFEKKTGRRVSQLTDMERVPVEEMKRASLALGEQRKKAATIQGASTGIGGIFTLAIDIPAVLALSLKTLQDIAILHGYDPRDKKERVFIIKCLQFSSADVVGKQAILNELSDFNSENKSREVISQLQGWREVTLTYTESFGWKKLLQMVPVAGIVFGAFANRSMVSDLAETATMLYQKRRILERLDADSSISIE, from the coding sequence ATGGATTCACGAGACTACTTATTGAATGAACTAAAGGAAATTGAAAAGTGGGAGAAGGACCAGAAGGGGCTTTGGTTTTGGGAGCGCCTGACCCGACTGCCATTCAAGATGCTTGACCGTTTTACGCCAAAGTTCATTCAGGAGAAGGTAGGAATCCTGCTTGATGAGCTGGGAAGCTACATTCAAACGGGCGGACAATATTTAACCAGCGAAAAGTCTGTGTTTCAATTTTTCGAGAAAAAGACTGGAAGGAGAGTCAGTCAGCTCACAGATATGGAGCGCGTTCCGGTGGAAGAAATGAAGCGGGCATCTTTGGCACTGGGCGAACAAAGGAAGAAAGCCGCGACGATTCAAGGTGCAAGTACGGGTATTGGCGGTATTTTTACGCTGGCAATTGATATTCCTGCTGTTCTGGCCCTCTCGCTAAAAACACTACAGGATATCGCCATTCTCCATGGGTACGATCCAAGAGATAAGAAGGAGCGAGTGTTCATCATTAAGTGCCTGCAGTTTTCTTCGGCAGATGTGGTCGGAAAGCAGGCAATTTTAAACGAGTTGAGTGATTTCAACAGTGAAAATAAATCACGGGAAGTCATCTCGCAGCTGCAGGGCTGGCGAGAAGTAACCTTGACGTATACCGAATCATTCGGCTGGAAAAAACTGCTGCAGATGGTACCGGTGGCAGGAATTGTGTTTGGGGCGTTCGCCAACCGATCGATGGTCAGTGATCTTGCCGAAACCGCGACAATGCTCTATCAAAAACGCAGGATTTTGGAGAGGCTGGATGCTGATTCATCGATTTCTATAGAATAA